A single region of the Solwaraspora sp. WMMD406 genome encodes:
- a CDS encoding STAS domain-containing protein — protein sequence MELSLTTRTVGEHTVLEVGGEVDVYTAPKLRERLIELIDGGSRKVVVDLGRVDFLDSTGLGVLVGALKRLRPAGGTFGLVCEKESLLKIFRITALDQVFPIFPTVAAATGAEPGGPSGAVPTA from the coding sequence ATGGAGCTGTCGCTGACGACTCGCACCGTGGGCGAGCACACGGTCCTGGAGGTCGGCGGCGAGGTGGACGTCTACACCGCCCCCAAGCTCCGGGAACGCCTCATCGAACTGATCGACGGCGGGAGCCGAAAGGTCGTCGTCGATCTCGGTCGGGTCGATTTCCTCGACTCCACCGGGCTCGGGGTCCTCGTCGGCGCGCTCAAACGACTGCGTCCGGCCGGCGGAACCTTCGGGCTGGTCTGCGAGAAGGAATCGCTACTCAAGATCTTCCGGATCACCGCGCTCGACCAGGTGTTCCCGATCTTCCCGACGGTAGCGGCGGCCACCGGTGCGGAGCCGGGCGGCCCGTCCGGCGCGGTTCCCACGGCGTGA
- a CDS encoding ATP-binding protein produces MMATVRLSFSPAPVHVRTARLVGVAVARRAGVAEELLDEVRLAIGEACTRAVALHRQYGLADLVQVEMSDEETYTVRVIDRAPIEAGLGLSALPPDELANESLTDEALTVGVGFALLAGFVEDLQVRPVDEGIGTEVRMVWPVGR; encoded by the coding sequence GTGATGGCCACGGTCCGCCTGTCGTTTTCCCCGGCCCCGGTGCACGTGCGCACCGCCCGCCTGGTCGGCGTAGCCGTCGCCCGCCGGGCCGGCGTGGCCGAGGAACTCCTCGACGAGGTACGGCTCGCGATCGGTGAGGCATGCACCCGGGCGGTCGCCTTGCACCGCCAGTACGGTCTGGCGGACTTGGTCCAGGTCGAGATGTCCGACGAGGAGACCTACACCGTACGAGTGATCGACCGCGCGCCGATCGAGGCCGGTCTCGGGCTGAGCGCGCTGCCCCCCGACGAGCTGGCCAACGAGTCGCTCACCGACGAGGCGCTGACCGTCGGCGTGGGCTTCGCGTTGCTCGCCGGGTTCGTCGAGGACCTCCAGGTGCGCCCGGTCGACGAGGGGATCGGCACCGAGGTCCGGATGGTGTGGCCGGTCGGCCGCTGA
- a CDS encoding sodium-translocating pyrophosphatase, whose amino-acid sequence MSGTTLAAEGGGLSLTGSHLTYVIIAAVIALVALGFAAALVRAVLATGRGTTNMQEIAGAVQEGASAYLFRQFKTLGVFVVLAVVLLFLLPVHETADSSETMVKLGRSVFFIVGAVFSAFIGGAGMALATRANLRVAAAAGAGAGGRENAMKIAFRTGGVVGFLTVGLGLFGAALVVVIYRVDAPTVLEGFGFGAALLAMFMRVGGGIFTKAADVGADLVGKVEQGIPEDDARNPATIADNVGDNVGDCAGMAADLFESYAVTLVAALILGRAAFGEEGLVFPLIVSTIGAVIALFGVLITRLRPSDRSGMTAINRAFFTSAVLAAVLVAVAAFLYLPGSWSDLLGADWRADLDVDEGADLPLSPAGLAIGAVIIGIVLAAAIQVLTGYFTEVHRRPVQDIGKSSQTGAATVILAGISVGLESAVYSALLVGAAVFGAFLLGGGSITLSLFAVALAGTGLLTTVGVIVAMDTFGPISDNAQGIAEMSGDIDEAGARTLTELDAVGNTTKAITKGIAIATAVLAATALFGSYTDTVSIALEDAGIDDVSAYLADSLNVANPGNLVGLIIGAAVVFLFSGLAINAVSRSAGAVVMEVRRQFREFPGIMERTQRPEYGKVVDICTRDAQRELLTPGLLAVLAPIAVGFGLGAGALAAYLAGAIATGVLMAVFLANSGGAWDNAKKLVEDGAHGGKGSEAHAATVIGDTVGDPFKDTAGPAINPLLKVMNLVALLIAPAVIMWGVGTDQNDALRIIIAVVATLIVVAAVVFTKRKPMAMGENIGGGSAGGAGSEPERVSV is encoded by the coding sequence ATGTCCGGGACCACCTTGGCCGCTGAAGGCGGCGGGCTGTCCCTTACCGGCTCACACCTGACGTACGTCATCATCGCAGCGGTCATCGCGCTGGTGGCACTGGGTTTCGCCGCCGCCCTGGTCAGGGCGGTACTGGCGACCGGTAGGGGCACCACGAACATGCAGGAGATCGCTGGCGCCGTACAGGAAGGAGCCTCGGCCTACCTGTTCCGCCAGTTCAAGACCCTCGGCGTATTCGTCGTACTTGCCGTCGTGCTGCTCTTCCTACTGCCCGTCCACGAGACGGCGGACAGCAGCGAGACGATGGTGAAGCTCGGTCGATCCGTCTTCTTCATCGTCGGCGCGGTGTTCAGCGCGTTCATCGGCGGTGCTGGGATGGCGCTGGCCACGCGGGCGAACCTGCGGGTCGCCGCAGCCGCCGGCGCTGGCGCCGGCGGCCGAGAGAACGCGATGAAGATCGCCTTCCGTACCGGTGGGGTGGTCGGCTTCCTGACCGTCGGCCTCGGCCTGTTCGGCGCCGCCCTGGTGGTCGTCATCTACCGGGTCGACGCGCCGACCGTACTCGAAGGCTTCGGCTTCGGGGCCGCGCTGCTCGCCATGTTCATGCGGGTCGGCGGCGGCATCTTCACCAAGGCCGCCGACGTCGGCGCCGACCTGGTCGGCAAGGTGGAGCAGGGCATCCCGGAAGACGACGCCCGCAACCCCGCCACCATCGCCGACAACGTGGGCGACAACGTCGGCGACTGCGCCGGCATGGCCGCCGACCTGTTCGAGTCGTACGCGGTGACCCTGGTCGCCGCACTGATCCTCGGCCGGGCCGCGTTCGGTGAGGAAGGCCTGGTCTTTCCCCTGATCGTCTCGACCATCGGTGCCGTGATCGCCCTCTTCGGCGTACTCATCACTCGGCTGCGCCCCAGCGACCGCAGCGGCATGACCGCGATCAACCGGGCCTTCTTCACCTCGGCGGTGCTGGCGGCGGTGCTGGTCGCCGTCGCGGCATTCCTCTACCTGCCGGGCAGCTGGTCCGACCTGCTCGGTGCCGACTGGCGGGCCGACCTCGACGTCGACGAAGGGGCCGACCTGCCGCTGTCCCCGGCCGGCCTGGCGATCGGTGCCGTGATCATCGGCATCGTGCTGGCCGCCGCGATCCAGGTCCTCACCGGATACTTCACCGAGGTGCACCGCCGTCCGGTGCAGGACATCGGCAAGAGCTCGCAGACCGGCGCGGCCACCGTCATCCTGGCCGGCATCAGCGTCGGCCTGGAGTCGGCGGTCTACTCGGCCCTGCTGGTCGGCGCGGCGGTGTTCGGCGCGTTCCTGCTCGGCGGCGGATCCATCACCCTGTCGCTGTTCGCGGTGGCGTTGGCCGGCACCGGCCTGCTCACCACGGTCGGCGTTATCGTCGCGATGGACACCTTCGGCCCGATCTCCGACAACGCGCAGGGCATCGCCGAGATGTCCGGCGACATCGACGAGGCCGGAGCGCGGACGCTCACCGAACTCGACGCGGTCGGCAACACCACCAAGGCGATCACCAAGGGCATCGCGATCGCGACGGCCGTACTCGCCGCGACGGCGCTGTTCGGGTCGTACACCGACACGGTCAGCATCGCGCTCGAAGACGCCGGAATCGACGACGTGTCGGCGTACCTGGCCGACTCGCTCAACGTTGCCAACCCGGGCAACCTGGTCGGGCTGATCATCGGTGCGGCGGTCGTCTTCCTCTTCTCCGGTCTGGCGATCAACGCGGTGTCCCGCTCCGCCGGTGCCGTGGTGATGGAGGTCCGCCGCCAGTTCCGTGAGTTCCCCGGGATCATGGAGCGCACCCAGCGGCCGGAGTACGGCAAGGTGGTCGACATCTGCACCCGCGACGCCCAGCGGGAGCTGCTCACGCCCGGTCTGCTCGCGGTGTTGGCACCGATCGCGGTCGGCTTCGGCCTCGGCGCGGGCGCACTCGCCGCCTACCTCGCCGGGGCCATCGCCACCGGTGTGCTGATGGCGGTCTTCCTGGCCAACTCCGGTGGCGCCTGGGACAACGCCAAGAAGCTGGTGGAGGACGGTGCGCACGGCGGCAAGGGTTCCGAGGCACACGCGGCCACCGTCATCGGTGACACCGTCGGCGACCCGTTCAAGGACACCGCCGGACCGGCGATCAACCCCCTGCTCAAGGTGATGAACCTGGTGGCACTGCTGATCGCCCCCGCGGTGATCATGTGGGGCGTCGGCACCGACCAGAACGACGCGCTGCGGATCATCATCGCGGTCGTCGCGACCCTGATCGTGGTGGCGGCGGTGGTCTTCACCAAGCGCAAGCCGATGGCGATGGGCGAGAACATCGGTGGCGGCTCGGCCGGTGGCGCCGGGTCCGAGCCGGAACGAGTGAGCGTCTGA
- the topA gene encoding type I DNA topoisomerase produces the protein MPSNTRSSRLVIVESPAKAKTISGYLGPGYVVEASLGHVRDLPRNAADVPARYKKEPWARLGVDVDNGFSALYVVSADRKQQIAKLTKLAKEVDEVFLATDEDREGEAIAWHLVETLKPKVPVRRMVFHEITRAAIQAAVANPREIDRDLVDAQEARRILDRLYGYEVSPVLWKKVMPRLSAGRVQSVATRIVVERERQRMAFRTAEYWDIQATLALTGRAAADADGPRSFTATLIALGGDRIATGKDFEPTTGRVRPEASVVHLDGDGARGLAARLDGRPFTVTRVEEKPYRRRPYAPFITSTLQQEAARKMRFSSQQTMRTAQRLYENGYITYMRTDSVNLSETAIAAARSQVAELYGDRFVPPEPRRYTGKVKNAQEAHEAIRPAGDHFRTPGELANELSAEEFKLYELIWRRTIASQMTDAVGSSVSVRIRAVSTAGEECDFGATGKTITDPGFLRAYVESSDDESAEAEDAERRLPNLTKDQPLTARDLAAVGHSTQPPARYTEASLVKALEELGIGRPSTYASIMQTIQDRGYVAKRGQALIPSFLAFAVVGLLERHYPRLVDYNFTASMENELDEIAAGDHQAVDFLTSFYFGSDTGGGESAGTDSIARSGGLKRLVTENLGEIDARSVNSIPLFVDDDGRQVVVRVGRYGPYLQRFVPGADGADHPARSGTGGSAVAAGPATSAAGEHGADGHGADGHGADEHGADGQGADEADGASAGSSGDRVSLPEGIAPDELTPEKVNELFLGGGGERKLGEHPDTGEPIVLKSGRFGPYVSSGERRSSLLRSQSPESLSFVDALQLLSLPRVVGVAPDGAEVLAAAGRYGPYVKKGDEFRSLDSEDKLFTVSLDEALALLAAPKTRQRRAAAPPLREMGVDPLTDKPLVIKDGRFGPYVTDGESNASLRRGQTPESLTIEQASEMLAEKRAKGPAPRKKATKAATGTKSAAKATAGKATGKKATTARKTAAKKTAASASDDSGTGSATAGPAPRTAPRKAAPKKAAPKKAAPRKATARNPDAS, from the coding sequence GTGCCGAGCAACACAAGGAGCAGCCGTCTGGTCATCGTCGAGTCGCCGGCGAAGGCCAAGACGATCTCGGGCTACCTCGGCCCGGGGTACGTCGTGGAGGCCAGTCTCGGCCACGTCCGGGACCTGCCGCGTAACGCGGCCGACGTGCCCGCCCGCTACAAGAAGGAGCCGTGGGCCCGGCTCGGTGTAGACGTGGACAACGGATTCTCCGCCCTCTACGTCGTCTCGGCGGACCGTAAGCAGCAGATCGCCAAGCTGACCAAGCTGGCCAAGGAAGTCGACGAGGTGTTCCTCGCCACGGACGAGGACCGCGAGGGCGAAGCGATCGCCTGGCACCTGGTCGAGACCCTCAAACCCAAGGTGCCGGTCCGCCGGATGGTCTTCCACGAGATCACCCGCGCGGCGATCCAGGCGGCGGTGGCCAACCCGCGCGAGATCGACCGGGACCTGGTCGACGCCCAGGAGGCCCGACGCATCCTGGACCGGCTGTACGGCTACGAAGTCTCGCCGGTGCTGTGGAAGAAGGTCATGCCCCGGCTGTCGGCCGGCCGCGTCCAGTCGGTCGCCACCCGGATCGTGGTGGAGCGGGAACGCCAGCGGATGGCGTTCCGTACCGCTGAATACTGGGACATCCAGGCGACGCTGGCCCTGACCGGGCGGGCGGCGGCCGACGCCGACGGGCCGCGGTCGTTCACCGCCACGCTGATCGCGCTCGGCGGCGACCGGATCGCCACCGGCAAGGACTTCGAACCCACCACCGGGCGGGTCCGCCCGGAAGCCTCGGTGGTGCACCTCGACGGCGACGGCGCCCGGGGTCTGGCGGCCCGCCTGGACGGCCGGCCGTTCACCGTCACCCGGGTCGAGGAGAAGCCGTACCGACGCCGCCCGTACGCCCCGTTCATCACGTCGACGCTGCAGCAGGAGGCGGCCCGCAAGATGCGGTTCTCGTCGCAGCAGACGATGCGGACCGCGCAGCGGCTGTACGAGAACGGCTACATCACCTATATGCGTACCGACTCGGTCAACCTCTCGGAGACGGCGATCGCCGCCGCCCGCAGCCAGGTCGCCGAGCTGTACGGCGACCGGTTCGTGCCGCCGGAGCCACGCCGCTACACCGGCAAGGTCAAGAACGCCCAGGAGGCGCACGAGGCGATCCGGCCCGCCGGTGACCACTTCCGCACCCCCGGTGAGCTGGCCAACGAGCTGTCTGCCGAAGAGTTCAAACTCTACGAACTGATCTGGCGGCGGACCATCGCCTCGCAGATGACCGACGCGGTCGGCTCCAGCGTCTCGGTGCGGATCCGGGCGGTCTCCACCGCCGGCGAGGAATGCGACTTCGGCGCCACCGGCAAGACGATCACCGACCCCGGCTTCCTGCGGGCCTACGTCGAATCGTCCGACGACGAGTCCGCCGAGGCGGAGGACGCCGAGCGCCGGCTGCCCAACCTGACCAAGGACCAGCCGCTGACCGCGCGGGACCTCGCCGCCGTCGGCCACAGCACCCAGCCGCCGGCCCGCTACACCGAGGCCTCGCTGGTCAAGGCCCTCGAAGAGCTGGGCATCGGCCGGCCCTCGACCTACGCGTCGATCATGCAGACGATTCAGGACCGGGGGTACGTCGCCAAACGGGGCCAGGCGCTGATCCCGTCGTTCCTCGCGTTCGCGGTGGTCGGCCTGCTGGAGCGGCACTATCCACGGCTGGTCGACTACAACTTCACCGCCAGCATGGAGAACGAGCTGGACGAGATCGCCGCCGGCGACCATCAGGCGGTCGATTTCCTCACCTCGTTCTACTTCGGCAGCGACACGGGCGGCGGCGAGTCGGCCGGCACCGACTCGATCGCCCGGTCCGGCGGACTGAAGCGGCTGGTCACCGAGAACCTCGGTGAGATCGACGCGCGTAGCGTCAACTCGATCCCGCTCTTCGTCGACGACGACGGGCGGCAGGTCGTCGTGCGGGTCGGCCGGTACGGCCCGTACCTGCAGCGGTTTGTGCCCGGTGCGGACGGCGCCGACCACCCGGCACGGTCCGGAACCGGCGGGTCGGCGGTCGCCGCAGGACCCGCGACCAGCGCCGCCGGCGAGCACGGTGCTGACGGACACGGTGCTGACGGACACGGTGCCGATGAGCACGGTGCCGACGGACAGGGTGCCGACGAGGCCGACGGCGCGTCCGCCGGCTCCAGTGGCGACCGGGTGTCCCTGCCCGAGGGCATCGCCCCGGACGAGCTGACCCCGGAAAAGGTCAACGAGCTGTTCCTCGGCGGTGGCGGCGAGCGCAAACTCGGCGAGCATCCGGATACCGGCGAGCCGATCGTGCTCAAGTCGGGCCGGTTCGGTCCGTACGTGTCCAGCGGTGAGCGTCGCTCGTCGCTGCTGCGGTCCCAGTCGCCCGAGTCCCTCTCCTTCGTCGACGCGCTGCAGCTGCTGTCGCTTCCCCGGGTCGTCGGTGTCGCCCCGGACGGCGCCGAGGTGTTGGCGGCGGCGGGGCGCTACGGGCCGTACGTGAAGAAGGGCGACGAGTTCCGGTCGTTGGACTCCGAGGACAAGCTCTTCACCGTGTCGCTTGACGAGGCGCTGGCGTTGCTCGCGGCACCGAAAACCCGGCAGCGCCGGGCCGCCGCGCCGCCGCTGCGGGAGATGGGCGTCGACCCGCTGACCGACAAACCGCTGGTCATCAAGGATGGGCGCTTCGGTCCGTACGTGACCGACGGGGAGAGCAACGCTTCGCTGCGACGTGGTCAGACCCCGGAATCGCTCACCATCGAGCAGGCGTCGGAGATGCTCGCGGAGAAGCGGGCCAAGGGGCCGGCACCGCGTAAGAAGGCGACGAAGGCCGCTACCGGCACGAAGTCAGCGGCCAAGGCGACCGCCGGCAAGGCTACCGGGAAGAAGGCGACGACGGCCAGGAAGACCGCCGCCAAGAAGACTGCGGCGTCCGCCTCCGACGACAGTGGCACGGGATCGGCGACGGCCGGGCCGGCCCCGCGTACGGCGCCGAGGAAGGCCGCGCCGAAGAAGGCCGCGCCGAAGAAGGCCGCGCCCCGGAAGGCGACCGCCCGCAACCCGGACGCGTCGTAG
- a CDS encoding D-arabinono-1,4-lactone oxidase, with protein sequence MRDDGMHGAAAPPDDDQRHWSNWAGNQQGISRRVLRPETVADLQAMIRTATDAGARVKAVGNGHSFSDISRADDHRVELSGLRTATTVDTDARLATIPAGMSLHQLNELLAGFRLALPNVGDVDVQTVAGAIATGTHGTGATHGNLASVVEALTLVTADGTILRCSARQHQDVFAAARIGLGALGVVTEVTLRCVDAFVLRARERAASLRDVVAALPELVGGNDHIEFYWFPYTDRVQLKTNNRVPVDDRPRPRWRRWLDDEFVENTLLEGVSRLGRTRPRLVPALSALSARVVGSRTYTARSDRVFCTPRRVRFIEMEYALPRAALPVALAALPGILDRLPSPVALPVEVRFAAGDDSWLSHAYQRDSAYLAVHQYVGMPYEPYFRAVEQVAVGLDGRPHWGKLHYRHAESLRSAYPRFDDFLAVRDRLDPCRTFANHYTERVLGP encoded by the coding sequence ATGCGGGACGACGGGATGCACGGCGCGGCCGCGCCACCGGACGACGATCAGCGCCACTGGTCCAACTGGGCCGGCAACCAACAAGGGATCAGCCGGCGGGTGCTGCGCCCGGAAACCGTGGCCGACCTGCAGGCGATGATCCGTACCGCGACCGATGCCGGGGCCCGGGTCAAGGCGGTCGGAAACGGGCACTCGTTCAGCGACATCTCCCGTGCCGACGATCATCGGGTAGAGCTGAGCGGGCTGCGGACAGCCACGACGGTCGACACCGACGCACGACTCGCGACGATCCCGGCCGGGATGTCGCTGCACCAGCTCAACGAGTTGCTCGCAGGCTTCCGGCTGGCCCTGCCCAACGTCGGTGACGTCGACGTACAGACCGTCGCCGGGGCGATCGCCACCGGCACCCACGGCACCGGCGCCACCCACGGCAACCTGGCCAGCGTGGTCGAGGCGCTGACCCTGGTCACCGCCGACGGTACGATCCTGCGCTGCTCGGCGCGGCAGCACCAGGATGTCTTCGCCGCCGCCCGGATCGGGCTCGGCGCGCTCGGAGTCGTCACCGAGGTGACGCTGCGTTGCGTCGACGCCTTCGTGCTGCGGGCCCGGGAACGGGCGGCGTCCCTGCGCGACGTCGTCGCCGCGCTCCCGGAACTGGTCGGCGGGAACGACCACATCGAGTTCTACTGGTTCCCGTACACCGACCGGGTGCAGCTCAAGACCAACAACCGGGTGCCGGTCGACGACCGACCACGGCCCCGGTGGCGGCGGTGGCTCGACGACGAATTCGTCGAGAACACCCTGTTGGAGGGGGTGAGCCGGCTCGGTCGGACGAGGCCGCGCCTGGTCCCGGCGCTCAGCGCGCTATCGGCCCGGGTCGTCGGTTCACGGACCTACACCGCCCGGTCGGACCGGGTCTTCTGCACACCGCGCCGGGTCCGGTTCATCGAGATGGAGTACGCGCTGCCACGTGCCGCCCTGCCAGTGGCACTGGCGGCCCTGCCGGGCATCCTCGACCGGTTGCCGTCTCCGGTCGCCCTACCGGTCGAGGTCCGTTTCGCCGCCGGCGACGACAGTTGGCTGTCCCACGCCTACCAGCGGGACTCCGCCTACCTGGCGGTCCACCAGTACGTCGGCATGCCGTACGAGCCGTACTTCCGGGCGGTCGAGCAGGTTGCCGTCGGGCTGGACGGACGACCGCACTGGGGCAAACTGCACTATCGGCACGCCGAGTCGTTACGCTCGGCGTACCCACGGTTCGACGATTTCCTGGCGGTGCGCGACCGGCTGGATCCCTGTCGCACCTTCGCCAACCACTACACCGAACGGGTGCTCGGTCCGTGA
- a CDS encoding TetR/AcrR family transcriptional regulator, translating into MLDACAEIVDEVGYEGLTTTLLAERAEVAIGSVYQFFPDKRAIVQALTLRNIEAYLQRLNERFAGGEFTYWWDGVDAGIDEYISMHRNVRGFRTLHFGDVVDVRLLDESQDNNAVIANELTKVLVERFGIPDEPRLRFALQIAVEAADSLIKLAFRRDPDGDDDVLREAKALIREYLHRHVDSTPAVGGTTTPTVGGTATPTAEPALAPSGGNA; encoded by the coding sequence ATGCTCGACGCGTGCGCCGAGATCGTCGACGAGGTGGGATACGAGGGCCTGACCACCACTCTGCTCGCCGAGCGGGCCGAGGTGGCCATCGGTTCGGTGTACCAGTTCTTCCCGGACAAGCGGGCGATCGTCCAAGCGTTGACGCTGCGCAACATCGAAGCGTACCTGCAACGGCTCAACGAGCGCTTCGCCGGCGGCGAGTTCACCTATTGGTGGGACGGGGTCGACGCGGGTATCGACGAGTACATCTCCATGCACCGCAACGTGCGTGGCTTCCGGACACTGCACTTCGGCGACGTCGTCGACGTTCGGCTACTCGACGAAAGCCAGGACAACAACGCCGTGATCGCCAACGAGTTGACCAAGGTGCTGGTGGAACGATTCGGTATTCCCGACGAACCACGATTGAGGTTCGCCCTCCAGATCGCCGTGGAGGCCGCCGATTCTTTGATCAAGTTGGCGTTCCGTCGTGATCCGGACGGCGACGACGACGTCTTACGGGAAGCGAAGGCGCTGATCCGCGAATATCTGCACCGGCACGTCGATTCCACGCCGGCCGTCGGGGGGACGACCACGCCGACCGTCGGGGGGACGGCCACGCCGACCGCCGAACCGGCGCTCGCACCGAGCGGCGGAAACGCCTGA
- a CDS encoding amino acid deaminase/aldolase, producing MSTDRQFLRDRLDRATAHLDPPFAVVDLDAFDRNAAALTAQAAGKPIRVASKSVRCSALLSRVLGRDSGAWRGVMAYTLTEAIWLVRSGITDDALVAYPTSDRGSIATIAADETLAAAITLMIDDPAQLDLVDAVRPPRQRPYLRVCVDLDASWRPFGSARAHLGVRRSPVHSATAAGQLAAVIAGRAGFRLVGLMAYEAQIAGLGDAPAGRALRATAIRLVQRQSYRDVVRRRTAAVAEVSRHARLEFVNGGGTGSVAITSADPAITEVTAGSGLFGPTLFDGYRAWRPAPSAFFALPVVRRPARRIATVLGGGWIASGPADQDRLPRPWLPARLKLLGTEGAGEVQTPLTGPDAAALRIGDRVWFRHAKAGELCEHVTELHLVHGDRVAGTVPTYRGEGRAFL from the coding sequence GTGAGCACCGACCGACAGTTCCTGCGCGACCGGCTCGATCGGGCGACAGCCCATCTCGATCCGCCGTTCGCCGTGGTCGACCTCGACGCGTTCGACCGCAACGCCGCCGCGCTCACCGCGCAGGCAGCCGGCAAGCCGATCCGGGTGGCCAGCAAATCGGTCCGCTGCTCGGCACTGCTGTCCCGGGTGCTCGGCCGCGACTCCGGCGCCTGGCGCGGGGTCATGGCGTACACCCTGACCGAGGCGATCTGGCTGGTCCGCAGCGGCATCACCGACGACGCCCTGGTCGCCTACCCGACCAGCGACCGCGGATCGATCGCGACCATCGCCGCCGACGAGACGCTGGCCGCCGCGATCACGCTGATGATCGACGACCCGGCACAGCTCGACCTGGTCGACGCGGTACGCCCACCCCGGCAGCGGCCGTACCTGCGCGTCTGCGTCGACCTGGACGCCTCCTGGCGGCCGTTCGGCAGCGCGCGGGCCCACCTGGGAGTACGCCGTTCCCCGGTGCACTCGGCGACGGCGGCCGGCCAGTTGGCCGCCGTGATCGCCGGTCGGGCCGGGTTCCGGCTGGTCGGGCTGATGGCGTACGAGGCGCAGATCGCCGGTCTGGGCGACGCCCCGGCCGGCCGGGCGCTGCGCGCCACCGCGATCCGGCTGGTGCAACGCCAGTCGTACCGGGACGTGGTGCGGCGCCGGACCGCAGCGGTGGCCGAGGTGTCGCGACACGCGCGACTGGAATTCGTCAACGGCGGCGGAACCGGCAGCGTGGCGATCACCAGCGCGGATCCGGCGATCACCGAGGTGACCGCCGGATCCGGGCTGTTCGGTCCGACCCTGTTCGACGGATACCGCGCGTGGCGGCCGGCCCCGTCAGCGTTCTTCGCCCTGCCGGTGGTACGCCGACCCGCCCGGCGGATCGCGACGGTGCTCGGCGGTGGCTGGATCGCCTCCGGGCCGGCCGACCAGGACCGGCTGCCCCGCCCGTGGTTACCGGCCCGGCTGAAGCTGCTCGGCACCGAGGGTGCCGGGGAGGTACAGACCCCGCTGACCGGACCCGACGCGGCAGCGCTGCGGATCGGCGACCGGGTGTGGTTCCGCCACGCCAAAGCCGGCGAGCTCTGCGAACATGTGACCGAACTGCACCTCGTGCACGGAGATCGCGTCGCCGGTACGGTGCCGACCTATCGTGGCGAAGGCCGCGCTTTCCTCTGA